The region ACATTTTCTAAAACGATTGGTACTAATTTACGTTTGCTTGCGGCTTCACTCGCTTCATTTTTTACCCATTCAGATTTAATGGAACGCTCCGTCCAAACTACGATAACACAACTGGCTGAATGCAATTCATTTTCAATAACTGTATCAAACCGTTCTCCTATAGGAATCTGTCGATCCCACCAAACACTCCAACCTTTAGCTTCCAGTAAGCCTGCAATTTGCCTTACGGTAGATTTATCTTCACTGGAATAGCTGATAAATATATCTGCCATAATTCAGTTTGAATTTAATTATCATGGAAGATAAGCTTAAAAATTACATTCCAATCAAATAATTACAATATACATTTCGAATACAAATAAAATTACGTTCAATTGCTATAAAAGTAATTCTAAAACATAAAATCACATTTTAATTGGGGTTATATTGCAATAACATGGATTTATAAAATGTTATCAATCTAGCAATTATTAAAATTACACAATTTAAAAATACTCCAAAAGAACCATATTAAAACAACAATAGCCACAGGCTGAAGTCTGTGGCTATTGTTGTTTATTTAATTTTCGTTCCTGGAATTTTAGAATTTTGATTCTCCTATTGATTTACTTTGAGACCAAGCGCTTCTTTCAATTCCCCAGACTGAAGTCTGGGGTTTTTACTTTCTTGAGATTGAAACCTAGGACCATAATTTTCTGCAACCATTCCATTGATGAAAGTCCAGGGCAAATTTCCACAGACTGAAGTCTGGGGTTTTACCTCCCTAAGATTGAAACCTAGGACCAGAATTTTCTGCAACATTCCCATTGATGGAAGTCCGTGGCAAATTTCCCCAGACTGAAGTCTGGGGTTTTACCTCCCTAAGATTGAAACCTAGGACCAGAATTTTCTGCAACATTCCCATTGATGAAAATCCAGGGCATTGTATACCACATTCAAAGAGCCAGAGACTCGACCCATCTTGGACACGTAGACTTCAGTCTATGTGATTTTCCACAGACTTAAATCTGGGGTTTTTACTTTCTTAAGATTGAAACCTAGGACCAGAATTTTCTGCAACATTCCCATTGATGAAAATCCAGGGCAATGTATACCACATTCAAAGAGCCAAAGGCTCGACCCATCTTGGACACATAGACTTCAGTCTATGTGATTTTCCACAGACTTAAATCTGGGGGTTTTACTTTCTTAAGATTGAAACCTAGGACCAGAATTTTCTGCAACATTCCCATTGATGGAAGTCCGTGGCAAATTTCCCCAGACTGAAGTCTGGGGTTTTACCTCCCTAAGATTGAAACCTAGGACCAGAATTTTTTGCAACGTTCCCATTGATGAAAATCCAGGGCAATGTTTACCACATTCAAAGAGCCAGAGGCTAGACCCATCTTGGACACATAGATTTCAGTCTATGTGATTCCTGATTCTCTATATGACAACCAATTTTTTTCTTCCTATTAATTTTCCTTTAAAAAATGCTTCAACATAATAAACGCCTGAAGGAATATTAATTATTTCTAAAGAATACTGATTCTCTATAACATAGCTTAAATAACTTGCACCAAGACAAGAAATCAAATTTACTTTATCTATCTTCTGATTAGATTTAATAAGAACATTTCCTTGGGTTGGATTTGGCATTAGAATAAGTAATTCTTCAAAGCCAATTTCATTATCTGCGTCTACTGTTTTCTGTACTTCAAATAACTGTGAAATAGTATCCCTATTATTACAGGCATCTTCTATAATCCAATTTATTTTATGAATGCCAATTGGATATGTTCCACTTGCTATGAATGAATTTTTGGAATTATATGCCCGTGGATTGTCAGTGAATGTTGGAATTATACCGGCAATAAAGTCCTTCCTGTTTAATGGACCTACTTTATAATCAAAACCTCCTGAATACTTACCAGTACCATCATTGAATTCATCGATTTGATATTCTACAATGATCTCATCTGCAGGTAAACAATTATCAAGAGCTTCAGCTACAATATCTATGGCAGCTAAGCCATTTACATTAGGTGGCCCTTGATTGCCAATGATAATACTTAATGTTGGTTTTTCTAAATCATTAATCTTAATTTCTTGTAAATATTCCCATTTACCTCGGATTGAGTCTATTGAAGGTTCATATATACACCAATCAATAATTACCCATTTTCGAATTAATTTTAAACAAGCGTCTGGTTCGTTTGCGAAATAATTATCAAGATGTTCTATTGTAAGCAATGCACAATATTGATCTACCCCTTTTTCGAATTCCGGTTTACCTAAGAGCGGATTATCAGGACTAACATCATTACCACATGCACCTATATTTATAGCTTGCCCATTACAATTCCCAGGCCAGATTATATCATCCTTTATATCGCAAGGAACCACTTGATTTATATTGAGCTGACTGCAACTAACAACCCAAATGGATTGTGTAGCAGTTACCTTAACACCATTTGGACCAAAAGCTATAATACTTCTTTTAATTAGTCCTTGTCCGCACTTTCGCAAATCGTCCACTTGGATTGTTGGATTAACTTCGCATGAACTCAAAACA is a window of Saprospiraceae bacterium DNA encoding:
- a CDS encoding toll/interleukin-1 receptor domain-containing protein — protein: MADIFISYSSEDKSTVRQIAGLLEAKGWSVWWDRQIPIGERFDTVIENELHSASCVIVVWTERSIKSEWVKNEASEAASKRKLVPIVLENVPIPLAFRRIESAMMKDWDGESDHPELEILYDSISKILNQSSDAPPIRETPLSDSFETRKNVNLKLE
- a CDS encoding T9SS type A sorting domain-containing protein; the encoded protein is MPNVITGYPGYVSGAPPSNPPATNRACDYYRALFDSSDENRIYELVWGFDGYVLSSCEVNPTIQVDDLRKCGQGLIKRSIIAFGPNGVKVTATQSIWVVSCSQLNINQVVPCDIKDDIIWPGNCNGQAINIGACGNDVSPDNPLLGKPEFEKGVDQYCALLTIEHLDNYFANEPDACLKLIRKWVIIDWCIYEPSIDSIRGKWEYLQEIKINDLEKPTLSIIIGNQGPPNVNGLAAIDIVAEALDNCLPADEIIVEYQIDEFNDGTGKYSGGFDYKVGPLNRKDFIAGIIPTFTDNPRAYNSKNSFIASGTYPIGIHKINWIIEDACNNRDTISQLFEVQKTVDADNEIGFEELLILMPNPTQGNVLIKSNQKIDKVNLISCLGASYLSYVIENQYSLEIINIPSGVYYVEAFFKGKLIGRKKLVVI